From one Montipora capricornis isolate CH-2021 chromosome 10, ASM3666992v2, whole genome shotgun sequence genomic stretch:
- the LOC138018841 gene encoding uncharacterized protein, whose amino-acid sequence MKMIFKICLTTLFLLAISSALPMKEDDTDAKVRKRRSRGADCGNAIECPTFQHKSTQKCQDHRDCHKKGICHHLLKICYVKQRQNSRMKLKETNKKTKTPTGCKVDGDCRQNQTCHTFFATCVDKSRVQTTMATKTNAAGVRICKENSDCSEGHYCHAFFKMCLPELKSYLEATSSSTLLGCKSASDCRTREFCHNLTSICLPLPTAAKTSATPKSSRACMLHAHCKTTEFCHYLMLRHDPKNGAQNKESQAAIGVCTARTSKQVPKDENQVSQNCSQSTDCGEQKCCLSGIGLCADNRMIGELCFAQRVPFSCPCLPGLKCVSRRRPMRLKRLEKKIKLLKEAMKRQGLQLNKTTEFKVGKCLKMPN is encoded by the exons ATGAAGATGATTTTCAAGATTTGTCTTACAACATTATTTCTGTTGGCAATTTCTTCTGCTCTGCCGATGAAGGAGGATGACACGGATGCGAAAGTACGAAAG AGGCGTTCAAGGGGAGCAGACTGTGGTAATGCCATTGAATGTCCTACCTTCCAACACAAGAGTACTCAAAAATGCCAAGACCATCGGGACTGTCACAAAAAGGGGATTTGTCACCACTTACTTAAGATTTGTTATGTTAAGCAGAGACAGAATAGCAGAATGAAACTTAAGGAAACAAACAAGAAGACTAAAACGCCGACTGGCTGCAAAGTAGACGGAGATTGTCGCCAAAATCAAACTTGCCATACATTTTTTGCCACTTGTGTCGATAAATCTCGAGTTCAGACAACAAtggcaacaaaaacaaatgcgGCAGGCGTCCGGATATGCAAAGAAAACTCTGATTGTTCAGAAGGACACTACTGCCATGCCTTTTTCAAGATGTGCCTTCCAGAACTCAAGAGTTATCTTGAAGCTACAAGTTCTTCTACCCTTCTTGGTTGCAAGTCTGCTTCAGACTGCAGAACCAGAGAATTTTGCCACAATTTGACCAGTATCTGCCTACCACTGCCCACGGCTGCCAAGACAAGCGCCACCCCAAAGAGTTCGCGTGCATGTATGTTGCACGCCCACTGCAAGACCACCGAATTTTGTCATTATCTGATGCTGCGTCACGATCCCAAAAATGGCGCCCAAAACAAAGAGTCCCAGGCTGCGATCGGTGTTTGTACTGCTAGGACGTCAAAACAAGTTCCAAAGGATGAGAACCAGGTCTCTCAAAATTGCAGTCAAAGTACAGATTGTGGAGAGCAGAAATGTTGCCTAAGTGGCATAGGATTGTGTGCGGATAACCGAATGATTGGAGAATTGTGTTTCGCGCAG AGAGTTCCTTTTTCTTGCCCCTGCTTACCTGGCCTCAAATGCGTTAGTAGGAGGCGTCCGATGCGACTGAAGAGgctggagaaaaaaataaaattgctcAAGGAAGCAATGAAGAGACAAGGACTGCAGCTCAATAAAACAACCGAGTTCAAAGTTGGAAAGTGTTTAAAGATGCCGAATTAA
- the LOC138018839 gene encoding uncharacterized protein: protein MPQLSLLVLGLTLLCIPFHSPGISLASKNSNFSVREHKDARLTLKPVRGHLMLSSGRIKLGEVYLSGIPSLRGERGERGPQGDKGSQGPKGEKGDSCTDEHKSVGLTSLLRTSNLVTCSARLEGEVRYDTKSRTLNICSRKQWLQLQTVPPGEINNSPPRKSCLEILFSGESRGNGMYWINPVGKDNTRNAFRAYCDMTTAGGGWTLVAKVTNDYSWVCPDRDGGMCLGSKTNPLHGNLFHDIHLRDTIDLSIKNDADAGVHLNNTLIRLLFLSGRQSVRFTFVGTANDWTPSEDAYATFNPSKNNSMFVDHEWGQYNLDKVDYTWNIIKHTRKDKTFTGRIICWGNKVTHSYRFYDHGLHVGAPAASNKPCLLDNNQNEVMLKSHYATVQDTPLKARWDMAQFGFLGARYIQVPNKRIAIWVR, encoded by the exons ATGCCGCAACTCTCGCTTCTCGTTCTAGGATTGACCCTGCTATGTATCCCTTTTCATTCCCCAGGTATTTCGCTAGCGTCCAAAAACTCCAA TTTCTCTGTTAGGGAACATAAGGACGCAAGACTTACGTTGAAGCCGGTGCGTGGTCATCTTATGCTGTCCTCTGGAAGGATCAAACTCGGAGAGGTGTATTTGTCGGGAATTCCTTCTCTGCGAGGAGAAAGG gGTGAAAGAGGACCACAAGGAGACAAAGGAAGTCAAGGCCCAAAG GGTGAAAAAGGGGACAGCTGTACAGATGAACACAAGAGCGTTGGGCTTACATCACTTCTGCGCACATCTAACTTGGTAACTTGTAGTGCACGGCTTGAAGGTGAAGTTAGGTATGACACGAAATCCAGGACGCTAAATATCTGTAGCAGGAAGCAGTGGTTACAATTGCAGACTGTCCCTCCAGGAGAGATTAACAATTCACCTCCCAGAAAGTCCTGCCTCGAAATATTGTTCAGTGGAGAGAGCCGGGGAAATGGTATGTACTGGATAAACCCAGTTGGTAAGGACAACACACGCAATGCGTTTCGTGCTTACTGTGATATGACCACAGCGGGAGGAGGCTGGACTCTGGTTGCTAAGGTAACCAATGACTACAGTTGGGTGTGTCCTGACCGTGATGGGGGCATGTGCTTAGGCTCGAAGACCAATCCTCTGCATGGCAATCTGTTCCACGACATTCATCTGAGAGACACGATTGATTTGTCCATCAAAAACGATGCTGATGCCGGAGTCCATTTAAACAACACTCTCATTCGGTTGCTCTTCTTATCTGGCCGTCAGTCTGTTCGGTTTACCTTTGTTGGCACAGCCAATGATTGGACGCCGTCGGAAGACGCCTACGCCACCTTCAACCCTAGcaaaaataattcaatgttCGTGGATCATGAGTGGGGCCAGTACAATTTGGACAAAGTGGATTATACTTGGAATATCATCAAACACACTCGTAAAGACAAGACATTCACTGGGAGGATCATCTGTTGGGGAAACAAAGTGACACACTCATACCGCTTTTATGACCACGGTCTTCACGTGGGCGCACCTGCGGCGTCAAACAAACCATGTCTACTTgataataatcaaaatgaaGTCATGCTCAAGAGTCACTATGCGACAGTACAAGACACTCCTCTCAAAGCACGCTGGGATATGGCTCAGTTTGGCTTCCTCGGGGCTCGCTATATTCAGGTGCCGAACAAACGCATTGCGATATGGGTACGATGA